The following are encoded in a window of Chaetodon auriga isolate fChaAug3 chromosome 24, fChaAug3.hap1, whole genome shotgun sequence genomic DNA:
- the mpdz gene encoding multiple PDZ domain protein isoform X2 → MIETMDTQRALQAVERLQAKLKERGEVPTEEKLSLLKSVLQSPLFHQILALQKSVQHLRDQGSVPGPRGSDHGDPVAAVKPNGGHAFYPDTPAATHINGKTSSEEFEHIIHSMAQGRYVTHAELEKPVSGGLGFSVVGLKSENRGELGIFIQEIQPGSVAHCDGKLKEADQILAINGQPLDQTVTHQQAIGILQSASERVCLTVARGPIPQLASPMVSRTPSAASTLSANSSAWQHVETIELVNDGTGLGFGIVGGKTTGVIVKTILPGGIADQDGRLRSGDHILRIGGTDLYGMGSEQVAQVLRQCGNRVKLVVTRGPVDENPSLSAVMPVVLPTVSEQQDYEEEEVEAFDVSLTKNAQGLGITIAGYVGDKNSEPSGIFVKSITKDSAVDQDGRIHVGDQIIAVDGVNIQGYTNQQAVEVLKHTGQTVHLKLIRRGFRPDKIPPAVAPSVTILPASTTIPTTTTVMRELELERKKAEEAAQVSTDEKPLQTKSEGSDVSPATDQLTEDKHGMKLTPFEEEELMKKWQEILGPSNEVVVAQVEKFSENSGLGISLEANSGHHYIRSVLPEGPVGRCGKLFSGDELLEVNGISLIGETHKEVVRILKELPLSVYMTCCRPAPHLQTDIDAVQPQSEALSTTPELKKQIDLSNVLVAEDSEVSAAATTQDNVTEEAIGSPLAMWELEIQNIELEKGEGGLGFSILDYQDPLDPSKTVIVIRSLVPNGVAEQDGRLLPGDRLMYVNATNLENASLEDAVQALKGAKLGKVQIGVAKPLPGICGYSHSPHPYGEQEITPSSTIHSFDFNNILVEGREEEGLTEGIVYRAEPALIDTSEADLPDEKVLDHTYSGIEDDTFQASMIALHGSSCSADLDYLHSSTPKLTARLDLLDEHPRFATSPGLTDNTQAFSPEKSASFTPPSLRGHVPDFNAILSSSDQYLAQHPTKEELGECANSYSPFVEIGSRSNVPEEPVESLHYQKEPPLSYGDIADIKILMKDEQVGMQESTEDGDKEALTSGSSFERTITVVKGNSSLGMTVSAMKDGLGMLIRSIIHGGSISRDGRLGVGDLILAINGEPTANLTNAQARAMLRRHSLIGPDLGSACAPEDDLCPFYVITYVPAEYLEEYKANLEQAKEDVFTETAPVPVSAPKDIPNLPEREDGEGEESASYSNWNQPRKVELFREPGKSLGISIVGGRGMGSRLSNGEVMRGIFIKHILEDSPAGQNGTLKTGDRIVEVDGVDLRDASHEEAVEAIRRAGNPVSFLVQSIIHRPRPESVYSPAPSPAVEKHTTIFTCMPHRTCQSSITDSSEERAAAITRDNKDKEGDSHSRLFLRLSPTNPFTPTPFKPAKREAAKASPTSTVLLLPVVPHVGETDTDTLTEIPGRPAEAEEEREEEEEEEDEFGYSWKNIIQRYGSLPGVLHMIELEKGKTGLGLSLAGNRDRSRMSVFVVGIDPNGAAGRDGRMVVGDELLEINGQVLYGHSHQNASSIIKSSPSKVKIIFVRNTEALNQMAVGPVREHEGDTVEPHAELETTAANGDADTSKYVHHIIKLKEDGGLGITFEEGNTESGVEIQSISEVAGHTGKEGCMKAGDRLLAVNGESVLGYTVEKVSSLLRKTKGPVKLTFSTNETPSSFSSPQSTCQDTACTDGVLASLPSMPSAATSTPSHPEVEAGTSLSRSSTPSTLACDPATCPIIPGCETTIEICKGRTGLGLSIVGGCDTLLGAIIIHEVYEEGAASKDGRLWAGDQILEVNGIDLREASHDEAINVLRQTPQRVRLAVYRDETQYKEEDLWDSFTVELHKKPGQGLGLSIVGRRSRDQRNDTGVFVSDIVKGGLADTHGQLMQGDQILSVNGEDVRSATQEATAALLKCCVGPIKMEVGRFKAGPFHSERRLSQSSQMSETGSSKVASQSCSDSANLPDDPNKLIRSADSPEQQDTRTVEFTKGPSDSLGISIAGGVGSPLGDIPIFIAMMNPVGVAAQTQKLKIGDRIVSICGTSAEGMSHSQAVNLLKSATGTIQLQVIAGGDTTVTGPSQEQAAGGLTPSCIFQDDLGPPQYKTITLGRGPDGLGFSIVGGFGSPHGDLPIYVKTVFGKGAAAEDGRLKRGDQIMAVNGQSLEGVTHEEAVGILKKTKGTVTLTVLS, encoded by the exons ATGATAGAAACAATGG ATACACAGCGTGCCTTGCAGGCGGTGGAGCGTCTCCAGGCCAAACTGAAGGAGCGGGGGGAGGTGCCCACTGAGGAGAAGCTCAGCCTGCTCAAATCGGTGCTCCAGAGCCCCCTCTTCCACCAGATCCTGGCCTTGCAGAAGTCCGTCCAGCATCTCAGAGATCAG GGGAGTGTCCCAGGACCACGTGGGAGTGACCATGGCGATCCCGTTGCCGCAGTCAAGCCCAATGGTGGCCATGCTTTCTACCCAGACACACCAGCTGCTACACATATCAATGGCAAGACGTCGTCTGAAGAATTTGAACACATTATTCACTCCATGGCGCAG GGGCGCTACGTGACGCACGCAGAGCTGGAGAAGCCGGTGTCAGGGGGTCTTGGCTTCAGCGTGGTGGGCCTAAAGAGCGAGAACCGCGGAGAGCTCGGCATCTTCATCCAGGAAATTCAACCGGGAAGCGTGGCTCACTG TGATGGGAAGCTTAAAGAAGCTGACCAGATCTTAGCCATCAATGGCCAGCCCCTGGACCAGACGGTGACCCACCAGCAGGCTATAGGCATCCTGCAGAGCGCTTCAGAGAGGGTGTGTCTCACGGTGGCAAGAGGACCGATTCCTCAGCTGGCCAGTCCGATGGTGTCCCGCACGCCCTCTGCTGCCAGCACACTGTCAGCCAACTCCAGCGCG TGGCAGCACGTGGAGACAATTGAGCTGGTCAATGACGGCACTGGCCTTGGCTTCGGTATTGTTGGAGGAAAGACCACTGGGGTTATTGTCAAAACCATCCTTCCTGGAGGCATCGCTGATCAG GACGGCCGCCTGCGCAGCGGGGACCACATCCTGAGAATCGGAGGCACTGACCTGTACGGCATGGGCAGCGAACAGGTGGCTCAGGTCCTCAGGCAGTGTGGCAACAGGGTGAAGCTGGTGGTCACCAGGGGTCCTGTGGATGAgaatccctccctctctgctgtcatgcCTGTGGTGCTCCCCACTGTCAGTGAACAACAG GAttatgaggaagaggaggttgAAGCATTTGATGTGAGCCTTACCAAGAACGCGCAGGGACTAGGGATCACTATTGCTGGCTATGTTGGAGATAAAAATTCAG AGCCCTCTGGTATTTTTGTGAAGAGCATAACAAAAGACAGTGCCGTAGATCAAGATGGCCGTATTCATGTCGGAGACCAGATAATAGCT GTCGATGGTGTAAACATCCAAGGATACACCAATCAACAGGCAGTGGAAGTGCTCAAACACACGGGCCAGACAGTCCACCTTAAGCTGATCCGGCGGGGCTTCAGGCCTGACAAGATCCCCCCCGCTGTGGCCCCCAGTGTCACCATCCTGCCCGCATCCACCACcatccccaccaccaccaccgtcatgagggagctggagctggagaggaagaaggcTGAGGAGGCTGCTCAAG tcagtACAGATGAAAAGCCGCTGCAGACAAAGAGTGAAGGATCTGATGTCAGCCCAGCCACGGATCAGCTAACAGAGGACAAACATG GGATGAAGCTCACACCCTTTGAAGAGGAGGAACTAATGAAGAAGTGGCAAGAAATTCTGGGTCCAAGTAATGAAGTTGTT GTGGCTCAGGTGGAGAAGTTTAGTGAGAACAGTGGCCTGGGCATCAGTCTGGAAGCCAACAGCGGGCATCATTACATCCGCTCTGTTCTGCCAGAGGGACCTGTTGGTCGCTGTGGCAAGCTGTTCAGTGGAGATGAACTGCTTGAG GTCAATGGTATATCCCTAATTGGTGAGACCCACAAGGAAGTAGTCAGAATCTTGAAGGAGCTCCCACTTTCTGTCTACATGACATGCTGTAGGCCAGCCCCTCACCTGCAGACTGACATAGATGCTGTCCAACCACAGTCAGAGGCTTTATCCACAACACCGGAATTAAAG AAACAAATAGACCTGAGCAACGTTTTGGTTGCAGAAGACTCAGAGGTGAGCGCAGCGGCAACAACACAGGATAATGTGACAGAGGAGGCGATAGGATCTCCTTTGGCAATGTGGGAGCTGGAGATCCAGAATATCGAGCTTGAAAAGGGAGAAGGGGGATTGGGATTCAGCATTCTGGACTACCAG GACCCGCTGGACCCCTCCAAGACGGTGATCGTGATTCGCTCTCTGGTTCCCAACGGTGTGGCTGAGCAGGATGGCAGACTGCTGCCAGGAGACCGACTCATGTACGTTAACGCCACCAACCTGGAGAATGCCAGCCTGGAGGACGCTGTCCAGGCCCTGAAGGGGGCTAAGCTCGGCAAGGTCCAGATAGGAGTTGCCAAACCACTGCCT GGAATATGTGGATATTCCCACTCTCCGCACCCATATGGTGAGCAGGAAATTACTCCATCATCCACCATCCATTCATTTGACTTCAACAATATTTTGGTTGAAGGACGAGAGGAAGAAGGACTGACTGAGGGCATCGTTTACCGAGCAGAGCCTGCATTG ATTGATACCAGCGAAGCAGACCTCCCTGATGAAAAGGTGTTAGATCACACTTACTCTGGCATAGAAGATGACACTTTCCAGGCGTCCATGATTGCTCTGCACGGTAGCAGCTGCAGCGCGGACCTGGATTACCTGCACTCATCCACACCCAAG CTGACAGCTCGCCTGGACTTGTTGGACGAGCATCCCCGCTTTGCAACATCGCCGGGCCTCACAGACAACACTCAAGCATTCTCTCCGGAGAAGTCTGCCTCTTTCACTCCTCCGAGTTTGAGAGGTCACGTCCCGGATTTTAATGCCATACTAAGCAGTTCTGATCAGTACCTGGCACAGCACCCGACAAAAGAGGAACTGGGGGAGTGTGCAAACTCATACAGCCCGTTCGTGGAAATAGGGAGCAGATCTAACGTCCCGGAAGAACCTGTGGAGTCTCTTCACTATCAGAAGGAGCCACCCTTGTCTTATGGAGATATTGCAGACATAAAGATCTTGATGAAG GACGAGCAGGTCGGCATGCAAGAATCCACAGAAGACGGCGACAAGGAGGCTCTGACCTCAGGGAGCAGCTTTGAAAGGACTATCACAGTCGTGAAGGGCAACTCCAGCCTTG GGATGACAGTGAGCGCCATGAAGGATGGTTTGGGAATGCTGATCCGCAGTATCATCCACGGTGGGTCCATCAGCCGCGATGGACGTCTGGGCGTCGGGGATCTCATCCTGGCCATCAATGGGGAGCCCACAGCCAACCTGACCAATGCTCAGGCCCGCGCCATGCTTAGAAGACACTCTCTCATTGGACCAGACCTGGG ATCTGCTTGTGCACCTGAGGACGATCTGTGCCCATTTTATGT CATTACATATGTTCCAGCAGAGTATCTGGAGGAGTACAAAGCCAACTTAGAGCAGGCTAAAGAAGATGTCTTCACCGAAACAGCTCCAGTCCCAGTCTCAGCTCCAAA AGACATTCCGAACCTCCCCGAACGggaagatggagagggagaggagagtgcCTCTTACAGCAACTGGAACCAACCCAGGAA AGTGGAGCTCTTCCGAGAACCAGGCAAGTCCCTGGGTATCAGTATCGTCGGGGGCCGAGGGAtgggcagcaggctgagcaaTGGAGAAGTGATGAGGGGCATTTTTATCAAGCACATCCTGGAGGACAGCCCTGCTGGACAGAACGGGACCCTGAAGACCGGAGACAGGATTGTAGAG GTGGATGGAGTTGATCTAAGAGATGCCAGTCATGAGGAGGCAGTCGAGGCCATACGCAGGGCAGGCAACCCTGTCTCCTTCTTGGTCCAGAGTATTATCCACAGGCCCAGG CCTGAGTCAGTGTATAGCCCAGCTCCATCACCTGCTGTAGAGAAACACACCACCATTTTCACATGCATGCCACATCGCACATGTCAG TCATCGATAACAGACTCCAGTGAGGAGAGAGCTGCGGCCATAACGAGGGACAACAAGGACAAG GAGGGTGACAGTCACAGTAGACTTTTCCTCCGCCTCTCCCCAACTAACCCTTTCACTCCTACCCCGTTTAAG CCGGCGAAGCGCGAAGCGGCGAAGGCATCTCCCACCAgcactgtcctcctcctgccagTGGTGCCCCATGTGGGAGAGACTGATACAGACACGCTGACAGAGATTCCTGGCAGACCcgctgaggcagaggaggagagggaggaggaggaggaggaggaggatgagttTGGATACAGCTGGA AGAACATAATCCAGCGCTATGGCAGCCTCCCAGGTGTCCTGCACATGATCGAGCTGGAGAAAGGAAAGACGGGCCTGGGCCTCAGCCTGGCAGGGAACAGGGACCGCTCCCGCATGAGCGTGTTTGTGGTGGGGATAGACCCTAACGGGGCGGCCGGCAGGGACGGGCGTATGGTGGTCGGGGACGAGCTGCTGGAG ATCAATGGGCAAGTCCTCTACGGCCACAGTCACCAGAATGCATCTTCCATAATCAAGAGCTCTCCATCCAAAGTCAAAATCATCTTTGTCAG GAACACGGAGGCGCTGAACCAGATGGCTGTGGGACCGGTGAGAGAGCACGAGGGAGACACAGTGGAGCCCCACGCTGAG CTCGAAACAACCGCTGCTAATGGCGACGCCGATACTTCAAAATATGTGCATCACATCATAAAGCTGAAG GAGGATGGAGGACTTGGCATCACCTTTGAGGAGGGGAACACTGAGAGTGGAGTCGAGATTCAGAGTATATCTGAAGTGGCGGGACACACAGGCAAA GAGGGCTGCATGAAAGCAGGGGACAGACTCTTAGCTGTGAATGGGGAATCAGTGCTCGGCTACACTGTGGAAAAG GTCAGTTCTCTGCTGAGAAAAACCAAAGGTCCAGTGAAGCTAACCTTCTCTACAAATGagaccccctcctccttctcctctccccagTCGACCTGCCAGGACACTGCTTGCACAGATGGCGTCCTTGCCAGCTTACCCAGCATGCCGAGTGCTGCCACGTCTACCCCGAGTCATCCGGAGGTGGAAGCAGGCACAA GTCTGAGTCGCTCGTCCACTCCCTCCACTCTGGCCTGCGACCCGGCGACCTGCCCCATCATCCCCGGCTGTGAGACCACCATTGAAATCTGCAAGGGCCGAACAGGCCTGGGCCTGAGCATCGTGGGAGGCTGTGACACCCTGCTG GGGGCCATCATTATCCATGAAGTCTATGAAGAAGGGGCAGCCTCGAAAGATGGCCGCCTGTGGGCAGGAGACCAAATCCTCGAG GTGAACGGCATCGACCTGCGTGAAGCCAGTCACGATGAAGCCATCAACGTGCTGCGACAGACCCCACAGAGAGTCCGGCTGGCGGTGTACAGGGATGAGACCCAGTACAAGGAGGAAGACCTGTGGGACTCGTTCACCGTAGAGCTCCACAAGAAGCCTGGACAGGGCCTGGGCCTGAGCATCGtggggaggag atCACGGGACCAGAG GAACGACACaggagtgtttgtgtctgatatTGTGAAAGGAGGTTTGGCGGACACTCACGGCCAACTGATGCAAGGCGACCAGATCCTGTCAGTCAACGGGGAGGATGTCAGGTCGGCCACTCAGGAGGCCACGGCTGCGCTGCTCAAG tgctgtGTGGGGCCTATAAAAATGGAGGTCGGGAGGTTTAAGGCAGGCCCCTTCCACTCTGAAAGACGCCTGTCTCAAAGCAGTCAG ATGAGTGAAACAGGCAGCTCCAAGGTGGCCTCTCAGTCTTGTTCAGACTCTGCAAACCTTCCCGATGACCctaacaaactgatcaggagtGCAGATT ctccagagcagcaggacaccAGAACAGTAGAGTTCACTAAAGGTCCCAGTGATTCTCTGGGTATCAGTATAGCAGGCGGCGTGGGAAGCCCTCTGGGTGACATACCCATCTTTATCGCCATGATGAATCCCGTCGGCGTGGCTGCTCAGACCCAGAAGCTCAAG